The genomic DNA CGAGGATGCCGGCACGCTGCCACGCCAGGTGCAGGTGTTCCGGCAGGCGCTGTGGCGCTATCTCGGCGTCGCCGGCATCGTGCTGCTGATGCTGCAGGCGCTGGTGCTGCGCTGGAGCCTGCGCCCGCTGCGCAAGGTCATCAGCGAACTCAAGCGGGTACAGCGCGGCCAGGCCAACCGCATGGGCGAACTGCACCCGCGCGAGCTCGAGCCGCTGACCGACAGCATCAACGCGCTGATCGAGAGCGAACGGCAGAACCTCGAGCACCAGCGCAACACGATGTCCGACCTTGCGCACAGCCTGAAGACCCCGCTGGCGGTGCTGCGCACGCGGCTGGAAGCCGGCGCCAGCGACGAGGAACTGCGCGACGAGCTGCAGATCCAGCTGCGGCGGATGAACGACCTGGTCGGCTACCAGCTCGGCCGCGCGGCATCCAGTGGCCACAAGCTGTTCGCGGCGCCGGTGGAGATCGAGCCCTACGCCGAGGAGATCGTGCGCGGGCTCGAGAAGATCTACGCCGCGCAGGGGGTGATCTGCGAGTTCGACATCGATCCGGTGGCGCGCTTCCACGGCGAGCCGGGCGACCTGCAGGAACTGCTCGGCAACCTGCTGGAGAACGCCTTCAAGTGGGCAAAGGGCCGGGTGCTGCTGACGGTGAAGTCGGGTGAGCCGCAGCCCGACCGCCGCCCGGGCATGACCCTGGCGGTGGACGATGACGGCGCCGGTATCGCGCCCGACCGCATCGCCCATGTGCTGCAGCGTGGCGTGCGCGGCGACGAGCGTGTGCAGGGCCACGGCATCGGCCTGGCGATCGTGCAGGACATCGTCGGCAGCTATCGCGGCGAACTGCGCGTCGGCCCGTCGCCGGAACTGGGCGGCACGCGCTTTGAGGTGGTGTTCCCGCCGGGCCTGTAGGCGGGCTCAGTCGAGCGGGGAAGGGCCGTAGAAGCGCTGCAGGTGCGCGGCCACCGTCGGCAGCTCCGCGCGCAGCAGCGCGGGTGCGCTGAAGTGGTATTCGCTGCATACCGCGAAGAACTCTTCCGGCGCCTCGGCGGCATAGGGGTCGATCCCGCTCTCGCCGCCACCATCGAGATGGGCGACGAAACCGTCGAAGGCCTGCTGGAAATCGCGCGCCCAGTCGCGCTGCCAGTCACGCGGCAGTGCCGGCGTGCCGTCGAGCACGCCATCGAGCGCGTCGAGCTTGTGGGCCATCTCGTGCACCGCCACGCAGAAGCCCGCATCGGGAGTGTCGAGGTCGGATTCCACGTCCGCCCACGACAGGATCAGCGGGCCGGCTTCCCAGGCCTCGCCGATCAGCTCGTCCTCCCATTCGTGCAGCACGCCCGCGGCATCGACATGGGTGCGGTTCACCCGGAACGCATCCGGGTAGACGATCAGCTGCGACCAGCCGTGCAGGCCTTCGCCGCCGAACTCCAGCAGCGGCAGGCAGCACAGCGCGGCAAGCAGCGTGCGCTGCCCGTCGTCCAGGGCCAGACCGGCCACCGGCGTGATCGTCTTGCGATGCAGGAATTCGCCGGTAAGTTCGCGCAGGCGCTGGTCGCGTTCCGGGTCAAGCCGGGCGACCAGGGTGGCGCGGCTGCGCACGGTGTTCCACACCGCCGCGGGTGGCCCTTCCGGACGCGGCCGCAGCCGCTGCAGCCAGCGTGTCATCGGGGTTGCAGCAATGTCAGCGGTGCAGTGCCGACAGCGTTCCGGTCAGCGGAACATGCCCGGAAGGAAGCTGTGCCAGCGCGGCATGCGCGCGCCACCTTCGGAACCACCGCGGGCCCCGGCACCGCCGCGGTCGGCGGCGTCGGCCGCGCCTGCGGGCAGGCGCTCGGCGGCGGGGCGCGGGTTGGTGGGATCGTCCTCGGCCACCGGGCAGCCGTCGCGGCCGGGAGCCTGGCGTCCTTCGGCGGCCAGCAGCGGGAAGCTGGCGGAGGCGATCAGCAGCATCAGTGCGATTCGCAGGAGCATGGGGCGGCCGTTGCGGGGCAGGGTCGACCCCGGACTATACCGCGGTTGCGCCGCGTGTGCAGGCTGGGCATCCTGCCCGGCCACCGTGGCGCCGCCGCGGCCTGCGACGGAGCCGGATTGAGCCTGGAGCGCGCACTTCTGCAACGCCTCGCCGCAGGACCCGTGTCCGGCGACGTGCTGGCGCGCGAGTACGGCCTGAGCCGCGCGGCGGTGTGGAAACGCATCGAGGCACTGCGTGCCGCGGGCCTGCGCATCGACGCCCGGGCCGGCCGCGGCTACGCGCTCGCCGCGCCGCTCGACCTGCTGGATGCCGACGCCATCCGTGCCGGCCTGACCGCGCCGGCCAGCGCGCTGCTGGCGACGCTCGAGGTCGCGTGGACGCTGGATTCCACCAACAGCGAACTGCTGCGCCAGCCGCTGCCGGCGCGCGGCGCCGCGGTGCTGCTTGCCGAGCGCCAGACCGGCGGCCGCGGCCGGCGCGGGCGCGAATGGGCATCGCCACTGGCGGCCAACCTCTACCTGTCGGTTGCACTGGGTTTTGACGGCGGGCTCGCGCGGCTGGGCGGGCTGAGCCTGGTGGCCGGTGTCTGCGTGGCGGAGGCGGTCGCGGAACTGGGCGTACCGGCACGGCTGAAATGGCCGAACGACCTCGTCGTCGAACGCGGCGCCGGCCTGCAGAAACTGGGCGGCCTGCTGATCGAGGGCGGTGGCGAGCATGCGGGCCCGGTGCGCGCGGTGATCGGCATCGGCGTCAATGTCGCGATGCCCGATGACGCCGGCGCCGCCATCGACCAGCCATGGGCCGACCTGCGCCGGCTGGGCGTGGCCGCGCCGCTGCGCAACGCGCTTGCCGCCGGCGTGATCTCGCGGCTGCTGCCTGCGCTGGATGCCTTCGGCCGCGAGGGCCTGGCGCCGTTCCTCCCGCGCTACCGCACGTTCGATGCGCTGCGCGACATGCCGGTCGAGATCCATGACGGCGCGCGCATCACCCGCGGCACCGCGCTGGGTATCGCCGCCGATGGCGCATTGCGCGTGCACACCGCCGCCGGTGAGCGCGAGTTGCACGCCGGTGAAGTCAGCCTGCGCAGGCGCGCCCATGGCTGAGTGGCTGTTCGACCTCGGCAACACGCGGCTCAAATGTGCGCCGCTCGAGAATGGCCGCGTCGGCGAGGGCTTTGCCGTCGCCCATGACGGCCGCGCGCTGCCCGACGGCTGGGCCGCCGCACTGCCGGCACGGATCGATTCCGCGGTGCTGGCCAGTGTCGCACCGGCGCCGTTACGCGCCTCGCTGCTGGCGGCGCTGGGCGGCCGCTGCGGGCGGGTGTCGCGCGTGCAGACGCAGCCGGAGTTCGCCGCCATGCGCATCGCCTACGCGGACCCGCGGCGCCTGGGCGTCGACCGTTTCCTGGCCCTGATCGGTGCGCATGCGCGTGGCCCGGGGCCGTGGCTGCTGGTGGGCGTCGGCACCGCGCTCACCATCGACCTGCTCGATCGCGATGGCCGCCACCGCGGTGGCCGCATCGCCCCGTCGCCGGCACTGATGCGCGAAAGCCTGCATCGCCGCGCACCACACCTGCCGCTGCAGGGCGGGCAGGCGGTCGCATTCGCCGACGATACCGCCGATGCGCTGGCCTCCGGCTGCGAGGGTGCGGCGTGCGCACTGGTGGAGGCCAGCCGCCGCGACGCCATCGCCCTTGCCGGCACCACGCCGACGGTGCTCGTGCATGGCGGCGGTGCCGCGACCGTG from Luteimonas sp. YGD11-2 includes the following:
- the birA gene encoding bifunctional biotin--[acetyl-CoA-carboxylase] ligase/biotin operon repressor BirA; the encoded protein is MSLERALLQRLAAGPVSGDVLAREYGLSRAAVWKRIEALRAAGLRIDARAGRGYALAAPLDLLDADAIRAGLTAPASALLATLEVAWTLDSTNSELLRQPLPARGAAVLLAERQTGGRGRRGREWASPLAANLYLSVALGFDGGLARLGGLSLVAGVCVAEAVAELGVPARLKWPNDLVVERGAGLQKLGGLLIEGGGEHAGPVRAVIGIGVNVAMPDDAGAAIDQPWADLRRLGVAAPLRNALAAGVISRLLPALDAFGREGLAPFLPRYRTFDALRDMPVEIHDGARITRGTALGIAADGALRVHTAAGERELHAGEVSLRRRAHG
- a CDS encoding type III pantothenate kinase — encoded protein: MAEWLFDLGNTRLKCAPLENGRVGEGFAVAHDGRALPDGWAAALPARIDSAVLASVAPAPLRASLLAALGGRCGRVSRVQTQPEFAAMRIAYADPRRLGVDRFLALIGAHARGPGPWLLVGVGTALTIDLLDRDGRHRGGRIAPSPALMRESLHRRAPHLPLQGGQAVAFADDTADALASGCEGAACALVEASRRDAIALAGTTPTVLVHGGGAATVLAGIGDAIAAPTLVLEGMARWARAE
- a CDS encoding ATP-binding protein; the encoded protein is MQSRQMLAASLGLIAFLALAGYALDSAFVDVASQGQRDRLRGFALTYAGDVEFARDNSIIPPDAPPDERFERPGSGTYAAIVLDGSVWMSGSAHGPRLPDLELLEPGQEKIDGPLPISDSADQPGEVIRYGRGFALVRESGGVETELPYTVYILEDAGTLPRQVQVFRQALWRYLGVAGIVLLMLQALVLRWSLRPLRKVISELKRVQRGQANRMGELHPRELEPLTDSINALIESERQNLEHQRNTMSDLAHSLKTPLAVLRTRLEAGASDEELRDELQIQLRRMNDLVGYQLGRAASSGHKLFAAPVEIEPYAEEIVRGLEKIYAAQGVICEFDIDPVARFHGEPGDLQELLGNLLENAFKWAKGRVLLTVKSGEPQPDRRPGMTLAVDDDGAGIAPDRIAHVLQRGVRGDERVQGHGIGLAIVQDIVGSYRGELRVGPSPELGGTRFEVVFPPGL
- a CDS encoding M90 family metallopeptidase, which codes for MTRWLQRLRPRPEGPPAAVWNTVRSRATLVARLDPERDQRLRELTGEFLHRKTITPVAGLALDDGQRTLLAALCCLPLLEFGGEGLHGWSQLIVYPDAFRVNRTHVDAAGVLHEWEDELIGEAWEAGPLILSWADVESDLDTPDAGFCVAVHEMAHKLDALDGVLDGTPALPRDWQRDWARDFQQAFDGFVAHLDGGGESGIDPYAAEAPEEFFAVCSEYHFSAPALLRAELPTVAAHLQRFYGPSPLD